The Caproicibacterium lactatifermentans genome contains a region encoding:
- the ispD gene encoding 2-C-methyl-D-erythritol 4-phosphate cytidylyltransferase: MQVKYAIFDMDGTLLDSMHVWDNLGEDILSRHGISAQKDMHTRLRAMTVEDSARYFRTLGVQESMEAIMEEINTIPYERYRTEVQPKPGAVAFLQRLHQQGTPMCIVSSTDARSIRAVFDRLGVTQLFQFILSTNDFGSGKDRPEIFQAAARGLGGTPEETVVFEDALYAIRTAKMAGFPVAALADAEAKPEKPEIQELADVYLPDLRYFPWETADGLPEVSCCAVIVAAGASTRMGRPKQEIPLGGKPALVHTLSAFEQAKTVQRVILVCPPGQEAHFRALAVKNHCTDKLAAIVPGGDTRQKSAAAGAKAAGACRLLAIHDGARVLVTPEEIDRAVADAAQYGASALAVPVKDTIKKSDENGLIIDTPERRNLWAVQTPQVFCAKAYRSLLSGGGQNLTDDCQLFEHAGYPVHLCRGSYTNFKLTTPDDVPAAEAVLRKRGEK; encoded by the coding sequence CAGAAAGATATGCACACCCGTCTGCGTGCCATGACCGTTGAGGACTCGGCACGCTATTTCCGTACGCTTGGGGTACAGGAGAGTATGGAAGCTATTATGGAGGAAATAAACACGATCCCCTATGAGAGGTACCGCACAGAGGTACAGCCAAAACCGGGTGCAGTCGCATTCCTGCAGCGGCTTCATCAACAGGGAACCCCTATGTGTATTGTTTCCAGTACGGACGCCCGCAGTATCCGTGCGGTATTTGACCGGCTGGGCGTTACACAGCTTTTTCAGTTCATTTTGTCAACAAATGACTTTGGCAGCGGCAAGGACCGTCCGGAGATTTTCCAGGCAGCGGCCCGCGGACTGGGCGGCACGCCTGAAGAAACTGTGGTCTTTGAAGACGCATTGTATGCGATTCGGACCGCCAAAATGGCGGGTTTTCCGGTCGCGGCATTGGCGGACGCGGAAGCAAAACCGGAAAAGCCGGAAATTCAGGAGCTGGCAGATGTATATTTGCCGGACCTCCGCTATTTTCCATGGGAAACGGCAGACGGTCTGCCGGAAGTTTCCTGCTGTGCTGTGATTGTGGCGGCGGGCGCCTCCACACGAATGGGCCGTCCCAAACAGGAGATTCCACTGGGCGGTAAGCCTGCATTGGTGCATACGCTTTCTGCTTTTGAACAGGCGAAAACGGTTCAGCGTGTCATATTGGTCTGCCCACCCGGTCAGGAAGCACATTTCCGCGCGCTGGCGGTGAAGAATCACTGTACAGACAAGCTGGCGGCCATTGTGCCGGGTGGTGATACCCGCCAAAAGTCCGCGGCGGCCGGAGCCAAAGCGGCCGGAGCGTGCAGACTGCTTGCCATTCACGATGGTGCCCGTGTGCTGGTAACACCGGAAGAAATTGACCGTGCGGTAGCAGATGCTGCCCAATACGGTGCGTCTGCGCTGGCGGTGCCAGTGAAAGATACGATTAAAAAATCGGACGAAAACGGCCTCATTATTGACACGCCGGAACGTCGGAACTTATGGGCGGTGCAGACACCGCAGGTTTTTTGTGCCAAGGCATACCGCAGCCTGCTTTCCGGCGGTGGGCAGAACCTGACGGATGACTGTCAGCTGTTTGAGCATGCCGGATATCCGGTACACCTCTGCCGCGGCAGTTATACCAATTTTAAACTCACCACGCCGGACGATGTACCGGCGGCGGAGGCTGTTTTGCGCAAAAGGGGCGAAAAATGA